Genomic segment of Bicyclus anynana chromosome 7, ilBicAnyn1.1, whole genome shotgun sequence:
aaagtacctacagtaaaaCCATCAGAGTATCAGAGTTTAAAGACAACGCCTGGTCATTTTTTAGAGTAAAACTACAATCATTCAACATTGACTTTAAAATATAGCAAGCGATGGTCCATaatcttaaaataaagataaacaaAGCAATAAAAATCTCTTGCATGGCAATAATTTcatcaaagagtaaattaatatatttccaTCCTCCAAGAAGATAAAAATTTGTGTCAACAGGAAGGCAAGCCTGATCAATCGAGTAAGGGATTAAAAGTACcttctttttgttttgttttttaaatttttctttttaccactttatagacgtaattacatacacacatacaaaattttcGAATTTTACAGACACTGAATTATCGCACTAAAAACTTTATCtgtttaattaacaacggaattagtatgcaattttcgattttcaattacgttttttaagttggtggactattattttttaaatcaccaCTTGCTCTCAGCTGTTGtagttttctttgtaatttcaatatatatcctactcttgtaatttttttcacgtaaccataaacaaccgtttaccCAGTAGAGGGTGGGGatacttgactctaacaaaaattatcgCTTAATCCCCAACGTCATAataatagttcgaagagttgcAAAAATCAATCAGACTAATCCCCTCGCATTCggctactttattttttatttaattggagATGCACTCTTGAGAAAAAAACGAGTCTTAGGTATGcagtagattataatatattcttcttACAAAACTTTCTTTGCTATGGAAATATatcaaatacaatattattctCCGGCAGTCAAGTAAAAGGATAATATCAAACGGTATTTCAAGAACAAAACGTATAAAACTCCCTGGAATTGCATAAGTGATGAACAGCTAGTCGAGGCTAGAAACAAAACCATTTTTCACACTGTATTATTTCTTGCTTTTGTATAATACACCGTGTTTCGAATACAGGATAGAAACAAGAGTCGgtgttaaatttatattaacatattaatTGTTCACCGCTATTCAATTATTCAACGACATTGGCAGTTTGTTTCGGTGTTGCCGAATAGCATCTTTTAGGACAAACAAAGCATTACTTATAAGACGAGCTAGCATCTAAAAATGTCAGTAGTCTTCAGTGAACCAGCAAGAAAGATGACACCTAGGGTAAgtgattatttgtaaatatccTCACTACtcactgaaaaaaattacagtacATCGAGAACcgttttaaagttattaaagaCAAAGTACACTAACACCATGTAAACCTTTAATATAACAATTAACGTATCACTACTCAAATTTATAAGAATTTGTTTATAGTTAATGAAGGACTCTTTGCTaatgctattaaaatataaaatgatatttcACTGAAATTTTAAGATATCGTTAACAATAAGCACCTCGTTAACGATCATAATTCTTGTCAAATCAAACGTTTTTGTCAAATAGTGAAATATTTTGATCGTTTTCGGCTTTGGTTCAAGCGTTTGACAAACATTGCTCAGTGAAAAGTCAAGTTTGACAAACATGTGTGATCATTATCGGGGTGCCTTTAGTTACTTAACGTTTTGTTTTAGAATAAATTGTTGGTGCTACTTGTAACCGTCGTTTGGTTGGAAGGAATAGCTGGTGGCTCGTTTTCAAATGTGGTAGTGCAAAGAGACGGAGTTGTTCCCGCGGGGTTCATTAACTACAATCCACCACTAGCTCTCGGTCCACAAGCGGCCCCGATATCTGCGATTCCCTTGAAATCAGTAGTAGGCTGCTTGGCACCGTGCATCATACCTGATACTGGTAGTCAAGGCCTGGCCCCAATACCAGCGTCTGCGAATGCTAAAATTATAGCATACCAACCAGCAGTTCCTAATGTTCCAGTTATAATGACAAATAAAGAGGTGGGTATGTTTAggacttcaatatttttatgtttatgtttaatagAATTGCtaattatgaccaatatacATTTTTCTCTCCAATTTGTCAAAAATACAGTATTAGGAGTGAACAAATAGTCCGACAAACGATTGAGGATCGAACCATTACTTTCCAACCGATCTTATTATCCTCGAAATTACTTCTGATCCCCTACGACGTGGAACTCTTGAGGCTTCATCTATAAGTCttattttttgataattatataaaaaattctatGGTTGTTTGCAAAcattcattttgaaaattcaaagcAATCTTTGAAAGTTTTACCAATTATGATTTGTTTATCAATGTTTTATAAGCTGTTTTCATTTTAGGCCCCTAGAGCTTACCAATACGCCTATGCTGTTTACGATGACAATACTGGAGACAAAAAATCTCAAATGGAACAAAGCGATGGATCAGTAGTAAAAGGGAAATATTCGTTCATCCAACCGGATGGCTACCGTCGAGAAGTTGTTTACACCGCCGATGATTTGAAAGGGTATCGcgaaaataacataattttatacttaatatattttataacgaTTTTTAGTAAACGAAACATTTACTAAGACACCATTTAAACAAAGTTTTCTAttcaatctatattaatattaaaatcaaaattttcgcTCTTTCAATTTacacataattttcaaaaatta
This window contains:
- the LOC112058211 gene encoding uncharacterized protein LOC112058211, with amino-acid sequence MSVVFSEPARKMTPRNKLLVLLVTVVWLEGIAGGSFSNVVVQRDGVVPAGFINYNPPLALGPQAAPISAIPLKSVVGCLAPCIIPDTGSQGLAPIPASANAKIIAYQPAVPNVPVIMTNKEAPRAYQYAYAVYDDNTGDKKSQMEQSDGSVVKGKYSFIQPDGYRREVVYTADDLKGFNAVVRNISPEPELPKEGKEEVAKPQPPPCPEPQNAQLSETPKQSSKAINLEVEQLEQPSRKPKTEPKSVQKNIEISEEKKEEKPSKPEQKPEKEKPVREEPRQTVGNVENSPTLFNNVISYNDIIKCLQTKLISAKSAISPLTYILIPSLQGPC